The Nerophis lumbriciformis linkage group LG05, RoL_Nlum_v2.1, whole genome shotgun sequence genome contains a region encoding:
- the naa38 gene encoding N-alpha-acetyltransferase 38, NatC auxiliary subunit, whose translation MATTFEKNGPSTHEQCDMSILSQTRQKLEGLLNKNMRIRMTDGRTLVGLFLCTDRDCNIILGSAQEFLKSTDTFSQGEPRVLGLAMIPGHHVVSIEVEADILEDTQGFGRNH comes from the exons ATGGCAACAACGTTTGAGAAAAACGGACCATCGACTCAT GAACAATGTGACATGTCAATATTGTCCCAGACTAGACAAAAACTAGAAGGGCTCCTGAACAAGAACATGAGAATCCGTATGACAGATGGAAGGACTTTAGTGGGTCTTTTTCTCTGCACTGACAGAGACTGCAACATCATCCTTGGCTCAGCTCAGGAATTCCTCAAATCCACAG ACACTTTCTCGCAAGGTGAACCCCGGGTTCTGGGCCTGGCCATGATCCCGGGTCACCATGTAGTGTCCATCGAGGTGGAGGCTGACATTCTGGAGGACACACAAGGTTTTGGACGGAACCATTGA